One genomic window of Nicotiana sylvestris chromosome 10, ASM39365v2, whole genome shotgun sequence includes the following:
- the LOC104214290 gene encoding uncharacterized protein → MVLQTQLGLNKHQSYAHEQNYYSDSSHGGSMQMTRPSGYSTLPYDQSTHNHMMMGHGGQHHGGPYGGHGHGHGGQYGSHGHHGAHMPHHSANFSSSTNMVHSDGGYGSGMQQSTHMSPAMGMGLTNYHGHGYGGSHPSQYSQSQKFNWALKDLEE, encoded by the coding sequence ATGGTTCTCCAAACTCAACTTGGGTTGAACAAGCACCAATCCTACGCTCACGAACAAAACTACTATTCCGACAGCAGCCATGGCGGCTCTATGCAAATGACAAGGCCTTCGGGCTATTCGACCTTGCCATATGATCAGTCCACTCACAATCACATGATGATGGGTCATGGTGGCCAACACCATGGCGGACCCTATGGCGGTCATGGCCATGGCCATGGCGGACAGTATGGTAGTCATGGACATCATGGGGCGCATATGCCCCATCACTCCGCCAACTTTTCAAGCAGCACCAATATGGTCCATAGTGATGGTGGCTATGGCAGTGGAATGCAACAATCTACCCATATGTCGCCAGCCATGGGCATGGGGTTGACCAATTATCATGGCCATGGTTATGGTGGCAGCCACCCTAGTCAGTACAGCCAGAGCCAGAAGTTCAACTGGGCTCTTAAGGATTTGGAGGAATAA